tttcttttttaattttagttcagTATTTGATGGTTAGTATTCTCTGTTAGAAATATCTTGATCACCAAGTTCAGTGGCTAATGCTTTTCCAAACTATGAAATTCTCATTAGTATCTGTGCTGTCTTTATGCGATAGTACTAATACATGGGAGGATAAGATTATATCTATGGTTTAGGATTTCTTACCAAAGACGTAAGCACCCATGTTACATGATCTAACACCTGTAATCAAATTATGCTTTACTCTAAATTACAACTGTATATTTTCCAATACAGCAAAGTATAATTTGATACTTTAAATCGATTATCTGTACTGAAATTAAAACCAGTTGTAGTCAGTGCATTATAGGATATACTTGGCTTTTCTATCTTAGAATCTTGTTTCTCTTTGCAAGGTAACGTTGGATATGTTCTTGTGCATTTGTCCTCTCTAgtatgtgtttaattttctttcatacgtatttataaagaaaaattcccTTTCGGTGATTTGAACTACAAACGTTTTTTTGGGTGTGGAGCTTATTATGGTGATAAAGAATTGTGCGTAGAGAGATGGAGTTTTGCCCTTTCACAGGAACAAGGATGCTGGCTGCTGCTATGATCACATATTATGTGCTCTGGGTTATTATTTCCCATGCTTTGCCTCTATAAAGTATAGAGGTTGTAGCTGTTAAAAATTGTTGATTTTCCATTTCACTGTCATGAAAGTTTATAAATCCCACATTAGAATCTCATACTTTCAATGTGGGACTCAAATCTTAGACCTTGCAATTGGATCTTAACATCGGACCATTCTCTGCAGCCCTCGTAACACTTACTAGGCTAAGGCGAACATTGCAGTGTCGATATCACTACTCATACCAATTTGGTGGAACCCACTGGGGTTCTGCCATGCTGTTAGGGTTTTGATAGACCAACAAATCTCCAATATTTTAAGATGTATGCTTAAGTTGTTTTATGTATttctagttaaaaaaaatcatagatatatatgaaatgatatatatagggaagactttcttttttttttggtcttGGAATCTTATGATTTGATACAAATTATgattcattattaaaaattagCGTGCCAATTCATGAGTGGAATCTCAATTAGATAACCTTGTTTGAGTgtattttccttaattttttcCTGCTGTGTCCATTGTTTTCTGGTTCTGCCTTCCTTTTAAGTACACTGGGTCTAACAACCAGTTGACAATTTAGGATTTGGAACCTAAACATTAACTTTACTTCtaggttgaaaaaaataatataaagggAGGTAACTATTTAATATTCATTATGGTCTCAAATTGCGAGATATCATAGAATAGCAGACTGTGTCTAAATGACTGATGAAACGTTCACACTATAAATTTAACGAGAAGGATGGAGTAAAGCATCTTCTACATATTCAAGGTGCTGCTTTGGCCTCTTCAAGAGAGACATAGATACAAGAATTAAGTTGTCACACTAGAGTTTATTTTTTACCATGGACCATGAATATGATATAAAGTGGTTCTGGCTGTTCAAATATGAAGCCTTTTGTAATAAAGCCAAACCATCCAAGTGTTTGGACTATCTTTCCATGTTATTGCTAGCTATTGAAAAGGAATGTGATACATGTGATGATCTGATAACCATTATATAGTCTGCTAGAAATGTTTCCATTTTGATTTGTGATCATCTTATATGCCTTCTAATGATTGATTAGCATCTCGGAACTTTGGTTAGAGTGGAGAATAAATGGCTCGTCTTTTACATCACCTCTTTCTTAGACTATGTAATTatgttgatttaaaaaaaatgttatttatgacTTGAGTGCAGATCTTCCCCCGGAGAAGGAACCGTTGGATTGGAACACTAGGATGAAAATAGCTGCTGGGGCAGCAAAAGGATTGGAATACCTTCACGACAAAGCAAATCCTCCTGTCATTTATAGAGATTTCAAATCGTCTAATATATTACTTGACGAAGATTATCATCCAAAGCTTTCAGACTTTGGGCTTGCAAAGCTCGGACCAGTTGGTGACAAATCACACGTGTCCACCCGTGTCATGGGAACTTATGGCTATTGTGCCCCAGAATATGCTATGACTGGACAGCTGACTGTGAAGTCTGATGTATATAGTTTTGGGGTAGTCTTCTTGGAGCTGATTACTGGGCGTAAAGCCATTGACAGCACTCGACCCCATGGAGAACAAAACCTTGTCACATGGGTGGGTAGTCGTCCAATCCTTCCTTGTCTTTATTAGTTTGGCTTGCATTACATTAACTTATGCGTAGTTAACAACAGCAGGGTAGTAATGTAATGATGGTTTTATATGTATGTTGGATCAGGCACGTCCACTGTTCAATGACCGCAGAAAGTTTCCAAAGTTAGCAGATCCAGAGCTGCATGGACGGTATCCTATGCGGGGTCTTTACCAAGCTCTAGCTGTGGCATCAATGTGCATTCAAGAACAGGCCGCGGCGCGTCCTCTCATTGGGGATGTGGTGACAGCCCTCTCTTTTCTAGCGAACCAGGCATATGACCATAAGGGAGGTGGTGATGATAAAAGGAACAGAGATGATCAGGGTGGAAGAATATTGAAAAATGACCAAGGTGGAGGATCTGGAAGGAGATGGGATTTGGAAGGGTCTGAGAAAGATGAGTCCCCACGTGAAACTGCAAGGATGTTAAATAACAGGGATCTTGATAGAGAACGTGCGGTGGCTGAAGCAAAGATGTGGGGAGAGAATTGGAGAGAGAAAAGACGACAGAGTGCGCAGGGCAGTTTTGATGGTTCTAACGCCTAGTCTCTCTCCACATTTTACTATTCACATCACCCTCTTTTGTCTCGCTCGGCTAAGCATGCACACGCAATGCCAGCCACTGAAAGCCATTCACCAGATTCTACTCCTTTTAGAATCTGTTTTGCGGCCATTCCTTACCGCCCATGCCTCCGACCAAAATCTTTCCGAAATCACAGCTTTCTTTTATGTATCTTTCATTTACCTCCTGCACACGAACACATTGGAGTTGGACTTGGAAAGTGTACATTACTTGTTACGAGTAGGAGGTTAAGGTATTTTTGATAATGGTGCAAGGACAGAAATGCTTTTTCCAACTCATTTACTCTTTCTTAGCTAAAATACGAGAATCCAAGTTTCCCCTCTTATGTCTTCTGCTCTTCCCTGCTCTATGCAATAAACTTTTATACCACTAGAATGTAATTTTCTCTATTTAACaaggaaaatttatttaaaaggagTTATGAGTAATGATTCATAGACAATCAATATCTTTTTGAAATctaaaacttttattgtattttttaattgtttatgactgattacataaaaattattcgATATACACAATGTGAGAAAGGAGAAAAGAGTCCACACTTTTTAAGGTGAAAAACACTTTTAACGTCGTTATTTCTCATGCTTTTCGTTGTTTCTCGTCATCTCTCAGTCTTTTAACGATGATTCAATTATATAACCGTAGTTAAATGTCAAATCTTGATTTTTCCACGACGGTCTCCAAATAATCATtattgaaaacattttcttgATTACAAAATTGCTACCATGTCTTTTCTTAcaacaataattttacatttttcaatgaTGTGAAATTTGATTTTGCTATTAATATCGGAATCTTTCtatgatttaataataataagtaaactaaaaaatataaaattatttgtatagtGCAACAAAAATAGTATATCTTGTCTTTCTCAACCattgaaagattaaaaattgTTACTTAATTGgatattataatagaaaaaaatgttataaagaTGCAATTTTGTTTCACGAAATAATAGTGAttctaaataaactttaattggAGACTTATTTCCATACgagattaaagttaatttaaatatttttttttctcattttttataaatattttttaagaataaaactaTGATGGAATTAAGTTACAAAGTAGAAAATACGGTTGAATATGGTAATAACACTAATAACGTTACATTAACCAACTTAAGATCTGATCATTGAAATTGTGAGAATGAAATATGATtcaaagattgaaaaaaatgaaaaatgattctAAAAACAAACTGTAGCTTCTTTATTAATTGGAAGTTTGTTTTAATATGCTTAATAAtcttaaagataatttaaatacataattttttttaatcctttattacgtcttttaaagaaaaatatgaaaaaaatttcaaggtAAAAATACCTACTCCTAGTtagtaattgttattttaaaaaattcgatTAAACATTTCTATGAtgaaataatcatttttcacaaaatgacgaaatttttatcaacaagaaatataaaaaaacatttaaactatatttatgaaataagaAAGAGATGATAATAATGTGATGATGgtaaggaaagataaaaaaacgTGTTGTGCATGAATTGAAAGATTATTGCAGatgtaatgaaatataataaatagagGGTAAGTGGTAGAGATAGAGAGTTATAAGAGAGAATGGAAGAGAAATACAAATACCCAAGTCTGGAAATATTGGAGAAGACCCCAAAATCCGGTGTTTGGTATGTTATATTGAATCGTCCATCACGAAGGAACGCTCTCTCCCATGATTTCTTCATCCACTTCCCCAAGGCCCTCTATGCCCTCGATCACGACCCCGACGTCAAGGTCATCATCTTATCGGCCGCTGGCAACCACTTCTGCGCCGGCATCGACCTCTCCATTTTGGGATCAACCGCATCCAATTCGGGTTCCGGCGAGTCCCTCCGCCGACAGATCATGGCGATGCAAGATGCTGTCACTGCCCTTGAGCGGTGCCGGAAGCCTGTGATTGCGAGTATCCACGGAGCGTGCATCGGTGGTGGAATTGACATCGTCACTGCGTGTGACATCAGGATGTGCACGAAGGAGGCGTTTTTTTCGGTTAAAGAAGTGGATTTGGCCCTGGCGGCTGATCTGGGAACTCTTCAGAGGCTACCCCTTATTGTGGGGTTCGGCAACGCCATGGAACTGGCTTTGACCGGTCGCACCTTCACCGGTGAGGAGGCTAAGGAATTAGGTCTCGTTTCTCGCGTTTTCGACTCCAAACATCACCTCGATCAGGCCGTCATGGATCTCGCTCAAGGTTCCTTCCTCCCCTTCAATCTTCAATCAAATATCTGTCTAACCTAACCAAGTGCTGCACCACTCATTCATCCATTCCTCCTTCTTTCCATATGTACCAATTATTAATACTTACACTATTTGCATACGACTCAGTAgttattcttattcttaaaaGTAATTGACTTATTGTTGGACTTAATCACTTGAATTTGAACTCTGGACAGCAATTGCCACCAAGTCTCCCCTTGCTGTTGTTGGGACAAAAATGGTGCTGCTTAAAAGTAGGGACTTAACCGTGGATCAGGGGTTGGATTATGTGGCAACCTTGAATTCTGCCAGATTGTTATCCTCTGACTTAACTGAAGCAG
This genomic interval from Vigna radiata var. radiata cultivar VC1973A chromosome 8, Vradiata_ver6, whole genome shotgun sequence contains the following:
- the LOC106772190 gene encoding serine/threonine-protein kinase PBS1, encoding MGCFSCFDSREDEKLNPNPHQENHHHLHHHHDHNLNPPIPSRISRLPSASAAADKLRSSSNANGNNGDSKRELAALKDGPAVQIAAQTFTFRELAAATKNFRPQSFLGEGGFGRVYKGRLETTGQAVAVKQLDRNGLQGNREFLVEVLMLSLLHHPNLVNLIGYCADGDQRLLVYEFMPLGSLEDHLHDLPPEKEPLDWNTRMKIAAGAAKGLEYLHDKANPPVIYRDFKSSNILLDEDYHPKLSDFGLAKLGPVGDKSHVSTRVMGTYGYCAPEYAMTGQLTVKSDVYSFGVVFLELITGRKAIDSTRPHGEQNLVTWARPLFNDRRKFPKLADPELHGRYPMRGLYQALAVASMCIQEQAAARPLIGDVVTALSFLANQAYDHKGGGDDKRNRDDQGGRILKNDQGGGSGRRWDLEGSEKDESPRETARMLNNRDLDRERAVAEAKMWGENWREKRRQSAQGSFDGSNA
- the LOC106771188 gene encoding delta(3,5)-Delta(2,4)-dienoyl-CoA isomerase, peroxisomal produces the protein MEEKYKYPSLEILEKTPKSGVWYVILNRPSRRNALSHDFFIHFPKALYALDHDPDVKVIILSAAGNHFCAGIDLSILGSTASNSGSGESLRRQIMAMQDAVTALERCRKPVIASIHGACIGGGIDIVTACDIRMCTKEAFFSVKEVDLALAADLGTLQRLPLIVGFGNAMELALTGRTFTGEEAKELGLVSRVFDSKHHLDQAVMDLAQAIATKSPLAVVGTKMVLLKSRDLTVDQGLDYVATLNSARLLSSDLTEAVTAQKQKRKPVFSKL